The proteins below come from a single Mucilaginibacter mali genomic window:
- a CDS encoding pectinesterase family protein, whose translation MKKLLLLIGGLVIGAQLLAQPISKVYTKITVAQDGSGDFKTIQEAVNNVRDLGKVQVPIYIKKGVYHEKLVIPSWKTHISLIGEDKNNTIITNDDFSGKAVPGGKDAFGRDKMSTYTSYTVLVAGDNFVAENLTIANTAGRVGQAVALHIEGDRSVIKNCRILGNQDTLYTATASSRQLYQDCYIEGTTDFLFGEATAVFQRCTIKSLVNSYVTAAATTDLQPFGYVLMDCKLIADTGVTKEFLGRPWRAYAKTVYIRTEMGAHIIPEGWNPWKGDAMFPDKEKTAYYAEYQSTGPGANARARVAWSHQLTDKEVKQYTLKNILGGKDNWDPEAKQ comes from the coding sequence ATGAAAAAATTGTTGCTGCTTATTGGTGGGTTGGTGATAGGGGCGCAATTATTAGCGCAGCCAATTAGTAAGGTATATACAAAGATTACCGTTGCCCAGGATGGCAGCGGCGATTTTAAAACCATACAGGAGGCCGTAAACAATGTGCGCGACCTGGGTAAAGTGCAGGTGCCTATCTATATAAAAAAAGGCGTTTATCACGAAAAGCTGGTGATCCCCTCGTGGAAGACACATATTTCGCTGATAGGTGAGGATAAGAATAATACCATCATCACTAACGATGATTTCTCGGGTAAGGCAGTACCGGGTGGCAAGGATGCATTTGGTCGGGATAAAATGTCGACCTATACCTCCTACACCGTTTTAGTGGCGGGAGATAACTTTGTAGCCGAAAACCTGACCATCGCCAATACAGCCGGCAGGGTAGGCCAGGCCGTTGCTTTGCATATCGAGGGTGATCGCAGCGTGATAAAGAACTGCCGCATACTGGGTAACCAGGATACGCTTTACACCGCAACCGCCAGTTCGCGCCAGTTATACCAGGATTGTTATATCGAAGGTACTACAGATTTCCTTTTTGGTGAAGCTACAGCGGTTTTCCAACGCTGCACTATCAAAAGCCTGGTTAACTCGTACGTTACCGCCGCCGCTACTACCGACCTGCAGCCCTTTGGCTATGTACTGATGGATTGCAAACTGATAGCCGATACAGGTGTAACTAAGGAGTTTTTAGGCCGGCCATGGCGGGCATACGCGAAAACGGTTTATATCCGTACCGAAATGGGCGCGCACATTATACCTGAAGGATGGAACCCATGGAAAGGCGATGCCATGTTCCCTGATAAGGAAAAGACGGCTTATTATGCCGAATATCAAAGTACCGGTCCGGGTGCCAATGCCAGGGCAAGAGTAGCCTGGTCGCACCAGTTAACGGATAAGGAAGTGAAGCAATACACACTGAAAAATATTTTAGGCGGCAAGGACAACTGGGATCCGGAAGCGAAGCAGTAA
- a CDS encoding glycoside hydrolase family 88 protein: protein MRKVFLTGLLLGTMLKASVAQEVPYSQRMAATAMKLWPDTAANMRWTYERGVVLNGMEAVWAQTGNADYFKYIQHSIDKFVAPDGTLNGGYKADVYTLDNLLPGRSVVLLYNILGSEKYYKAANTLRAQLNDQPRTASGGFWHKKIYVDQMWLDGLYMGDTFYSRYATAMGETADFDDITKQFILMEKAARDPKTGLIYHGWDESRKQKWADPKTGLSPNFWARAMGWYGIALVDALDDIPKDHPKRAEIIAILNRYVAAVQKYQDVKSGTWWQILDKPNEKGNYLESSASCMFVYTLAKGVREGYIPASYKAVAEKGFNGIIKEFITTDANGQINLNKTVSVGGLGGNPYRDGSYQYYLSEKVVTNDMKGVGAFILAATEVERLATAPVALGKTVLLDSYFNNEHLKDKLTGKSVSFHYKWEEMDNNGFSMFGHIFNTYGFKTQTLYSAPTADNLKKASVYVIVDPDIPKENPDAKYIEEPHIKSIADWVKEGGVLLVLNNDTGNAEFAHLNKLMSKFGITFNLDSRNHVTTPHFETGAIMVPADNAIFKTAKKIYIKEISTFKVQAPAKSALTDKGDIVITTAKYGKGTVFAVGDPWFYNEYTDGRKLPADYDNYKAATDLVKWVTQQLPAKK, encoded by the coding sequence ATGAGAAAAGTATTTTTAACCGGCCTGCTGTTAGGCACAATGCTAAAGGCCTCGGTTGCACAAGAGGTCCCTTATTCGCAGCGCATGGCCGCGACGGCAATGAAGCTATGGCCTGATACGGCAGCTAACATGCGCTGGACGTATGAACGTGGCGTTGTATTGAACGGTATGGAAGCCGTGTGGGCACAAACCGGTAATGCCGATTACTTTAAATATATCCAGCACAGCATCGATAAGTTCGTTGCCCCCGATGGTACCTTGAACGGTGGCTACAAAGCCGATGTGTATACACTGGATAACTTGCTGCCAGGTCGCAGTGTGGTGCTATTATATAATATATTAGGCAGCGAAAAATATTACAAAGCCGCCAATACCCTGCGTGCACAGCTGAACGATCAGCCGCGTACGGCTTCGGGCGGTTTTTGGCATAAAAAGATCTATGTTGACCAAATGTGGCTGGACGGTCTGTACATGGGCGATACGTTCTACTCAAGATATGCCACCGCCATGGGCGAAACGGCTGACTTTGACGATATCACCAAGCAGTTCATCCTGATGGAAAAAGCCGCCCGCGACCCTAAGACCGGACTGATCTATCATGGTTGGGACGAAAGCCGCAAACAAAAATGGGCTGATCCTAAAACCGGTCTGTCGCCAAACTTTTGGGCCAGGGCAATGGGCTGGTATGGTATAGCACTGGTTGACGCGCTGGATGATATCCCTAAAGACCATCCAAAACGCGCGGAGATCATCGCCATTTTGAACCGTTATGTGGCAGCAGTGCAAAAATACCAGGATGTAAAATCGGGTACATGGTGGCAGATACTGGACAAGCCAAACGAGAAGGGGAACTACCTGGAATCGTCGGCATCGTGTATGTTTGTTTACACATTGGCTAAAGGCGTGCGCGAGGGTTATATCCCTGCATCCTACAAAGCCGTGGCCGAAAAAGGCTTTAACGGTATTATTAAGGAATTTATCACAACCGATGCTAATGGTCAGATCAACCTGAACAAAACCGTTAGCGTAGGCGGCCTTGGCGGTAACCCGTACCGCGATGGTAGCTACCAATATTACCTGAGCGAAAAGGTAGTAACCAACGATATGAAGGGCGTAGGCGCATTCATCTTGGCGGCTACCGAAGTGGAAAGACTGGCTACAGCGCCGGTAGCTTTGGGTAAAACGGTGTTACTGGATAGCTATTTTAACAATGAGCACCTAAAGGATAAACTGACCGGCAAATCTGTTTCGTTCCATTACAAATGGGAAGAGATGGATAACAATGGCTTTTCGATGTTCGGGCATATTTTTAATACCTACGGCTTTAAAACTCAAACGCTTTACAGTGCTCCAACGGCTGATAACCTGAAAAAGGCGTCGGTATATGTAATTGTCGATCCGGATATCCCGAAGGAAAACCCTGATGCTAAATATATCGAAGAACCGCATATCAAATCGATAGCCGATTGGGTAAAAGAAGGCGGTGTATTATTGGTATTAAACAACGATACCGGCAATGCCGAGTTTGCGCACCTGAATAAGCTGATGAGCAAATTTGGTATCACCTTTAACCTGGATAGCCGTAATCACGTAACCACTCCGCATTTTGAGACTGGCGCAATTATGGTGCCTGCCGATAACGCCATCTTTAAAACCGCTAAGAAGATCTACATTAAAGAGATCAGTACTTTTAAAGTACAGGCGCCGGCTAAATCGGCCCTTACCGACAAAGGCGACATTGTAATTACCACGGCCAAATATGGCAAAGGCACCGTGTTTGCCGTTGGCGACCCATGGTTTTATAATGAGTATACCGATGGCCGCAAGTTGCCGGCCGACTATGATAATTATAAGGCAGCGACTGACCTGGTGAAATGGGTAACGCAACAACTGCCCGCAAAAAAGTAA
- a CDS encoding tagaturonate reductase, with amino-acid sequence MILSKYNLKKVNAPGLIVPDERLFNLPEKVLQFGTGVLLRGLPDYFIDKANRQGIFNGRVVVVKSTDTGSADEFDKQDGLYTLYIKGIEEGKEVNEQMVCSAISRVLSAGKDWEAILKFAHSPHLQVVISNTTEVGIQLVQDDIRKHPPVSFPGKLLAVLYERYKAFNGSEKSGLVIVPTELIVDNGKKLESIILELAHLNKLEPAFMDWLENCNHFCNSLVDRIVPGKPDAATTKEMAADCGYEDDLRIVSEVYSLWAIEGGEKVSSVLTFAQADKGVVITPDIEKFRELKLRLLNATHTLSCAAAFLSGFNTVKLAMDNDAFSNFISQLMKSDIAPAIPYEVSVAETDDFAAKVLDRFRNPNIEHQWISISAQYSSKIKMRVLPLLLNHYKKSTSVPELMALGFAAFIRFMKVNKIDGKFVGEINGSEYTVTDSQADIFYKAWTNADAQTAVNNVLSNKTLWDADLTQLQGFETAVTGYLAAIEEQGALQVLENIELKSLAK; translated from the coding sequence ATGATATTATCTAAATATAATTTAAAGAAGGTTAACGCCCCGGGTTTGATAGTGCCCGACGAGCGTTTGTTTAACCTGCCCGAAAAGGTACTGCAATTTGGCACCGGCGTATTGCTGCGCGGCCTGCCCGATTATTTTATTGATAAAGCCAACCGCCAGGGCATCTTCAATGGCAGGGTAGTGGTAGTAAAATCTACCGATACCGGTTCGGCCGATGAGTTTGATAAGCAGGATGGCTTGTATACCTTATATATTAAAGGTATAGAAGAAGGTAAAGAAGTGAACGAGCAAATGGTATGCTCGGCCATTAGCCGTGTACTTTCTGCCGGTAAGGATTGGGAAGCGATATTGAAGTTTGCGCACAGCCCGCACCTTCAGGTGGTAATATCAAACACTACCGAAGTAGGTATTCAACTGGTTCAGGATGATATCCGTAAGCACCCGCCGGTTTCGTTCCCGGGAAAATTATTGGCTGTACTGTACGAGCGTTACAAAGCTTTCAACGGCAGCGAGAAGAGCGGTTTGGTGATCGTACCGACTGAACTGATTGTTGATAACGGTAAAAAACTGGAATCGATCATATTAGAGCTGGCTCATCTGAACAAACTGGAACCTGCATTTATGGATTGGCTGGAAAACTGCAATCATTTCTGCAATTCGCTGGTAGATCGTATCGTGCCTGGCAAACCGGATGCAGCTACGACTAAGGAGATGGCTGCCGATTGCGGTTATGAAGATGATCTGCGCATCGTATCGGAAGTTTACAGTCTTTGGGCTATCGAGGGTGGCGAAAAGGTATCATCTGTATTAACTTTTGCCCAGGCAGATAAAGGCGTGGTGATCACCCCGGATATCGAAAAATTCAGGGAGCTGAAATTACGATTGCTGAATGCTACGCATACGTTGAGTTGCGCGGCGGCTTTCCTTTCAGGTTTCAATACCGTTAAGCTGGCTATGGATAATGATGCATTTTCGAATTTCATTAGTCAACTAATGAAGAGCGACATCGCTCCGGCTATCCCATACGAGGTTTCAGTTGCCGAAACCGATGATTTCGCGGCTAAGGTATTGGATAGGTTTCGTAACCCTAATATCGAGCACCAATGGATCAGCATATCGGCCCAATATTCATCTAAAATAAAAATGCGTGTATTGCCTTTGCTGCTGAACCATTATAAAAAATCTACATCAGTTCCTGAACTGATGGCCCTGGGTTTCGCGGCTTTCATCAGGTTTATGAAAGTGAATAAAATTGATGGTAAATTTGTTGGCGAAATAAACGGCAGCGAATATACCGTGACCGACAGCCAGGCCGATATTTTTTACAAAGCCTGGACAAATGCCGATGCACAAACCGCCGTTAATAACGTTTTAAGTAACAAAACACTGTGGGATGCCGACCTTACCCAACTGCAAGGTTTTGAAACCGCGGTTACAGGCTACCTTGCTGCGATAGAAGAACAAGGTGCGCTGCAGGTGTTAGAAAATATCGAATTGAAAAGTTTGGCTAAATAA
- a CDS encoding UxaA family hydrolase codes for MKQSILKVHPKDNVLVALRDLQADEQVHYEGVNYTVTEFIPAKHKFAINTIAQGADIIMYGVLVGKAQSEIQAGGLLSTKNVKHAANSFLTEGHHHEWHTPDVSNWKDRTFNGFHRADGSVGTANYWLVIPMVFCENRNVEVLQEALVKPLGYGRKQVYEVKAQQLINMVQKGVSVDEVLYTEIESEAEGEKTPKVFPNVDGIKFLTHEGGCGGIRQDAVTLCGLLAGYITHPNVAGATVLSLGCQNAQVSILQEEISKRDANFSKPLYIIDQQKTGKESVMIEQALRQTMAGLIQANQNERKAAPLSKITIGLECGGSDGFSGISANPAIGYTSDLLVALGGSVILAEFPELCGVEQNIIDRCVDSEKASRFTSLIRTYAQRAEEAGSGFDMNPSPGNIKDGLITDAIKSAGAAKKGGTSPVVDVLDYPEKVTKPGLNLLCTPGNDVESTTAEVGSGANVVLFTTGLGTPTGNPITPVVKIASNTALFNRMSDIMDVNTGGIIEGDETIQQAGERILDYVIKVASGEIEVSAVSHGQDDFIPWKRGVSL; via the coding sequence ATGAAACAAAGCATTTTAAAAGTACACCCTAAAGATAATGTATTGGTTGCCCTGCGCGATCTGCAAGCCGATGAGCAGGTACATTACGAGGGTGTGAACTATACCGTAACCGAGTTTATCCCGGCTAAGCATAAATTCGCGATAAATACCATTGCCCAGGGCGCCGATATTATTATGTATGGCGTTTTGGTAGGTAAAGCACAAAGCGAGATACAAGCCGGTGGCCTGTTATCGACCAAGAACGTGAAACACGCGGCCAATAGCTTCCTAACCGAAGGCCATCACCACGAATGGCATACGCCGGATGTAAGCAACTGGAAAGACCGCACCTTTAACGGTTTCCACCGCGCGGATGGGAGTGTGGGTACCGCCAACTACTGGCTGGTGATCCCAATGGTTTTTTGCGAGAACCGTAACGTTGAAGTGTTGCAGGAAGCGCTGGTGAAACCTTTAGGCTACGGACGTAAACAGGTTTACGAAGTGAAAGCCCAGCAACTGATCAACATGGTGCAAAAAGGCGTAAGTGTTGATGAAGTATTATACACCGAAATTGAAAGCGAAGCCGAGGGCGAGAAAACGCCAAAGGTATTTCCCAATGTAGATGGTATCAAATTCCTGACCCACGAAGGTGGCTGCGGCGGTATCCGCCAGGATGCGGTTACCCTTTGCGGATTGCTGGCCGGGTATATCACGCACCCTAACGTGGCAGGTGCAACTGTTTTAAGCTTAGGCTGCCAAAACGCGCAGGTAAGCATTTTGCAGGAAGAAATTTCTAAACGGGATGCTAATTTCAGCAAGCCGCTGTATATTATCGATCAGCAAAAAACCGGTAAGGAATCGGTAATGATAGAGCAGGCTTTACGCCAAACCATGGCCGGTTTGATCCAGGCTAATCAGAATGAACGCAAAGCTGCACCACTGAGCAAGATTACTATCGGTTTAGAATGCGGTGGTTCGGATGGGTTTTCGGGGATCTCGGCTAACCCGGCTATCGGTTATACTTCAGATTTATTAGTAGCACTTGGCGGCTCAGTTATTTTGGCTGAGTTTCCTGAGTTGTGTGGAGTGGAGCAAAACATCATAGACAGATGCGTTGATAGCGAAAAAGCAAGTCGTTTTACCAGTCTTATACGCACGTATGCCCAAAGAGCCGAAGAAGCAGGTTCCGGATTTGATATGAACCCGTCGCCAGGCAATATTAAGGATGGTTTAATTACCGATGCCATCAAATCTGCTGGTGCTGCTAAAAAAGGCGGCACATCTCCGGTGGTTGACGTGTTGGATTATCCTGAAAAGGTGACCAAACCCGGCCTTAACCTGTTATGCACCCCGGGTAACGATGTGGAATCGACCACCGCTGAAGTAGGTTCGGGTGCTAACGTGGTGTTATTCACCACCGGTTTAGGTACCCCAACCGGTAATCCTATTACCCCTGTAGTGAAGATAGCCAGCAACACGGCCCTGTTTAACCGCATGAGCGATATTATGGACGTAAACACCGGCGGCATTATTGAAGGTGACGAAACCATACAGCAAGCCGGCGAACGCATATTAGATTATGTAATTAAAGTAGCCAGCGGCGAAATAGAAGTAAGCGCGGTAAGCCACGGCCAGGATGATTTTATCCCCTGGAAGCGGGGAGTGTCGCTGTAA
- a CDS encoding glutamine synthetase beta-grasp domain-containing protein — MAKLEYIWLDGYKPTQSLRSKTKIVKDFGGTLEECPDWSFDGSSTEQALGGSSDCILRPVFICADPQRKDGYLVMCEVYAADGTPHESNGRATIQDDDNDFWFGFEQEYFLWDPKTNKPLGFPEGGYPAPQGPYYCSVGANNAFGREIVEEHLDVCLEAGLNVEGINAEVAAGQWEFQIFSKGAKDAGDQIWVARYLLERIGESYGVSINWHCKPLGTLDWNGSGMHANFSNTTLRTAASKEKFTAICESFRPVVAECIAVYGAHNEQRLTGKHETASIHDYSYGVSDRGASIRIPLYSVQKGWSGYLEDRRPNSAADPYKVASVIIKTVKSAKL, encoded by the coding sequence ATGGCAAAATTAGAGTACATCTGGCTGGATGGCTACAAACCAACCCAAAGCCTGCGCAGCAAAACAAAAATTGTTAAAGATTTCGGTGGTACACTGGAAGAATGTCCGGATTGGAGCTTTGATGGTTCATCTACCGAGCAAGCATTAGGCGGTTCGTCAGATTGTATCTTAAGGCCGGTATTTATTTGCGCAGATCCTCAACGTAAAGATGGTTACCTGGTGATGTGCGAAGTTTACGCAGCTGATGGTACTCCACACGAGTCTAACGGGCGTGCAACCATCCAGGATGATGATAACGATTTCTGGTTTGGTTTTGAGCAGGAGTATTTCCTGTGGGATCCAAAAACTAACAAACCACTTGGTTTCCCTGAAGGTGGCTACCCTGCACCACAAGGCCCATACTACTGTTCGGTAGGCGCTAACAACGCTTTCGGCCGCGAAATTGTTGAAGAACACTTAGACGTATGTTTAGAAGCTGGCCTGAACGTTGAAGGTATCAACGCTGAGGTTGCTGCCGGTCAGTGGGAGTTCCAGATCTTCTCTAAAGGCGCTAAAGATGCTGGCGACCAGATTTGGGTTGCACGTTATTTATTAGAGCGTATTGGCGAAAGCTACGGTGTATCAATCAACTGGCATTGCAAACCGCTGGGTACTTTAGATTGGAACGGTTCGGGTATGCACGCTAACTTCTCTAACACTACGCTGCGTACTGCTGCAAGCAAAGAGAAATTCACCGCTATTTGCGAGTCTTTCCGTCCGGTTGTTGCTGAATGTATCGCTGTTTACGGCGCCCATAACGAGCAACGCTTAACCGGTAAACACGAAACCGCTTCTATCCACGATTACAGCTACGGCGTATCAGATCGTGGTGCTTCTATCCGTATCCCGCTGTACTCGGTACAAAAAGGATGGAGCGGCTACCTGGAAGATCGTCGCCCTAACTCGGCTGCCGATCCATACAAAGTAGCTTCGGTTATCATCAAAACTGTAAAATCAGCAAAATTATAA
- a CDS encoding IS1182 family transposase — MLIQQQQIQFSAYSGLYDLIVPKDNLLRKINDLIDFTFIYEELISKYCTTNGRTAESPVRMFKYLLLKTIYTVSDVDVVERSQYDMSFKYFLEMSPEEGVIDPSSLTKFRKLRLKDNDLLNLLINKTVTIAIEKGIIRSKSITVDATHSLSRSNPYSALEVLRERSKRLRKAVYAIDEDMKAGMPEKNTTDELEKELAYCSALEKYIEADPPLSQIPAVKEKLNLLKETVADTQEHYTLSKDKDAKTGHKSADSSFFGYKTHLAMTEERIITAAVVTSGEKGDGPELPKLLEISQQNGIDVKTIIGDSAYSGKENLEMTNEQDIKLVAKLNPSITQGFRKDENKFDYNKDADRFVCPAGHLAIRKARGGKKDIGENQVDTYYFDVEKCKVCPLRDGCYKPGAKTKTYSVSIKSGLHQQQMAFQETDEYKQSSKHRYKIEAKNSELKNAHGYDRAIAYGIENMQMQGALAIFTVNLKRIIKLMS; from the coding sequence ATGCTCATTCAGCAACAGCAGATCCAGTTCAGTGCATACTCAGGGTTATATGACCTGATCGTTCCGAAAGATAATCTTCTGCGGAAGATCAATGACCTGATAGATTTTACGTTTATCTACGAGGAATTGATCAGCAAATATTGCACAACCAATGGGCGGACAGCCGAAAGCCCTGTACGGATGTTCAAATATCTGCTGTTGAAAACGATCTATACGGTTTCAGATGTAGATGTGGTGGAACGTTCGCAGTATGACATGTCCTTCAAATATTTTCTGGAGATGTCTCCAGAGGAAGGGGTTATCGATCCGAGCTCATTGACCAAGTTCAGAAAGCTTCGGCTGAAGGATAACGATCTGTTAAACCTGCTCATCAATAAAACGGTAACCATCGCCATTGAAAAGGGGATCATCCGGTCAAAGTCCATTACAGTTGATGCTACACATTCCCTGTCAAGATCAAATCCGTATTCAGCCTTAGAAGTATTAAGGGAGCGCTCGAAACGGCTTCGCAAAGCGGTGTATGCCATAGATGAAGATATGAAGGCAGGGATGCCGGAAAAGAACACCACGGATGAACTGGAAAAAGAACTTGCCTATTGCAGTGCATTGGAAAAGTATATTGAAGCCGACCCGCCGTTAAGCCAGATACCTGCGGTAAAAGAAAAGCTGAACCTGTTGAAGGAGACGGTAGCAGACACGCAGGAGCACTATACGTTATCCAAAGACAAGGATGCTAAAACCGGCCATAAATCGGCTGATAGCTCCTTCTTTGGCTATAAGACCCATCTGGCGATGACCGAAGAACGCATCATTACCGCAGCGGTGGTCACCTCGGGTGAAAAAGGCGATGGCCCGGAACTCCCTAAGCTTTTGGAGATCAGTCAGCAGAATGGCATTGACGTAAAAACGATCATCGGGGATTCTGCTTATTCAGGGAAAGAGAACCTTGAAATGACAAATGAACAAGATATCAAACTGGTGGCTAAACTCAACCCGTCGATCACCCAGGGCTTCAGAAAAGATGAAAATAAGTTTGATTACAATAAAGATGCTGATCGGTTCGTCTGCCCGGCCGGGCATCTGGCTATCCGGAAGGCGCGCGGGGGTAAAAAGGATATCGGAGAGAATCAGGTTGATACTTATTACTTTGATGTTGAAAAGTGTAAGGTATGTCCATTGAGAGATGGTTGCTATAAGCCTGGGGCCAAAACCAAAACCTATTCCGTTAGCATTAAATCAGGTCTGCACCAACAGCAAATGGCATTTCAGGAAACTGACGAGTATAAACAAAGCAGCAAACACAGGTATAAGATCGAAGCCAAGAACAGCGAGTTGAAAAATGCTCATGGTTATGACCGGGCAATAGCCTACGGAATCGAAAATATGCAGATGCAGGGCGCCTTGGCTATCTTCACCGTCAATCTGAAAAGGATCATCAAATTGATGAGCTAA
- a CDS encoding gamma-glutamylcyclotransferase family protein, which produces MNSNCKYLFIYGTLLVAGNEFGAYLRANSTPFAKGNFAGLLYDLGEYPGAIHQPQTNSRVYGIIVKLNNDPVVLKTIDAYEGFGEDEEQPNLFIRKMLAINTGQGIVDCWIYLYNLPLDGFPLIPSGKYQP; this is translated from the coding sequence ATGAACAGCAATTGCAAATACTTGTTTATTTACGGCACCTTATTGGTGGCCGGTAACGAGTTTGGCGCGTATTTAAGGGCCAACTCTACACCTTTTGCTAAAGGTAACTTTGCCGGCTTATTGTATGATTTAGGCGAGTATCCCGGCGCCATCCATCAACCCCAGACAAACAGCCGCGTTTACGGAATCATTGTTAAACTAAACAATGATCCGGTCGTATTAAAAACGATAGATGCGTACGAGGGCTTCGGCGAAGATGAGGAACAACCCAACCTGTTTATCAGGAAAATGCTTGCCATAAATACCGGCCAGGGTATTGTTGACTGCTGGATTTACCTGTATAACTTACCGCTTGACGGCTTCCCACTGATCCCATCCGGAAAATATCAGCCATAA
- a CDS encoding IS982 family transposase: protein MLTKDKIIGIFCFIDDLLKTSGHHEDSRRQVSDSEVITTAIVSSLYFGGHQDRSRCFMKMMNFVPRMLDKSRFNRRLHALAELICSLFMQIGWYFKYISCEMSYVLDSFPVAVCDNIRISNCKLLQGKQWRGKQSSMRRYFYGIKVQLLVTKDGIPVEFGYVPGSENDSVSLKKLPMNLPAESEVFADSAYTNYEIEDQLMECDQIALKVHRKSNAKRKDSASAAFIKEYMRKRVETTISEIKGLFLRKIHAVTFKGWLLKITLFIFAFTLNKIV from the coding sequence ATGCTTACCAAGGATAAAATTATAGGAATATTTTGTTTTATAGATGACCTGTTGAAAACGAGCGGTCATCATGAAGATAGCCGCAGGCAGGTTAGTGATAGCGAGGTCATCACAACGGCGATAGTTAGTTCTTTATATTTTGGAGGGCACCAGGATAGGTCGCGGTGTTTTATGAAGATGATGAATTTCGTTCCCCGGATGCTGGACAAGAGCCGGTTCAACCGCAGGCTGCATGCACTGGCCGAATTGATCTGCAGTTTGTTCATGCAGATCGGCTGGTATTTTAAATATATCAGCTGTGAGATGAGTTACGTATTGGATTCGTTCCCAGTAGCGGTTTGTGATAATATCCGGATCAGTAATTGCAAACTGCTCCAAGGCAAACAATGGCGGGGTAAACAGAGCAGTATGCGAAGGTATTTTTATGGCATCAAGGTCCAACTGCTGGTCACTAAAGACGGCATACCGGTAGAGTTCGGTTATGTACCGGGGAGTGAGAACGATTCGGTAAGCTTGAAGAAGTTACCGATGAACCTGCCTGCTGAAAGTGAGGTATTTGCAGATTCGGCCTATACCAACTATGAGATCGAAGACCAATTAATGGAGTGCGACCAGATCGCATTAAAAGTGCACCGTAAATCAAATGCAAAAAGAAAAGACAGCGCAAGCGCTGCCTTTATTAAAGAATATATGCGTAAAAGGGTGGAGACCACGATCAGTGAGATCAAGGGCTTGTTCCTAAGGAAAATTCATGCCGTTACTTTCAAAGGTTGGCTACTGAAGATCACCCTGTTTATCTTCGCTTTTACGCTAAATAAAATTGTATAA